A single genomic interval of Arachis duranensis cultivar V14167 chromosome 7, aradu.V14167.gnm2.J7QH, whole genome shotgun sequence harbors:
- the LOC107457645 gene encoding uncharacterized protein LOC107457645, which produces MESTVFSLRITPIENQAIPQEFYFDDYFSIILNCTQELIQITQGSDVEFSSTTTTEAILVPSDILCSCTPLTDLNREDTILLHEIFSSVPASPELLNQILPFIGETARKILSREGCNSNTREIVVNLHVVTRRNIVQDSDIYNDDLCENVLELAQLVNLLERSKIDEQDDDAECAICLEKFGRGNEDSSVEVVRINCSHVFRDRCMLCWLRCCADHQSPYSCPLCRCLISATSHGDDE; this is translated from the coding sequence ATGGAATCCACCGTTTTTTCGTTGCGAATTACTCCCATTGAAAATCAAGCCATACCACAAGAGTTTTATTTCGATGATTATttctccatcattctcaattgcACCCAAGAATTGATCCAAATTACCCAAGGCTCTGATGTTGAATTTTCTTCTACTACAACTACTGAAGCAATCTTGGTTCCCTCAGATATCCTATGTAGTTGCACTCCACTCACAGACCTCAACAGAGAAGACACAATCTTATTGCATGAAATCTTTTCTTCAGTGCCTGCATCCCCTGAGTTATTGAACCAAATTTTACCTTTCATAGGCGAAACTGCAAGAAAGATTCTAAGCCGTGAAGGGTGTAACTCTAACACGCGGGAGATTGTTGTGAACCTTCACGTTGTTACCAGGCGCAACATTGTTCAAGATTCTGATATCTATAATGATGATCTCTGTGAAAACGTTCTTGAACTAGCACAACTCGTGAATCTGTTAGAGAGATCCAAAATCGATGAGCAAGATGATGACGCTGAATGCGCTATTTGCTTGGAGAAGTTTGGCCGTGGTAACGAAGATTCAAGTGTAGAAGTTGTTCGCATAAATTGCTCGCATGTTTTTCGTGATCGTTGCATGCTCTGCTGGCTCCGATGCTGTGCCGACCATCAGTCGCCGTATTCTTGCCCATTGTGCCGCTGCCTCATATCTGCAACTTCACACGGTGACGATGAATAG